The Spirosoma foliorum genome has a window encoding:
- a CDS encoding glycosyl hydrolase family 28-related protein produces MADLVDTIKGILGYSGNPFFADADRLNVDKKPTTVVDITSLGAMVRGNITSAIVGGDNFFYASNGYTVDNGTVFAANGGGYWVRKLGSFLTPEMFGGGIGVADNRVSLQAAIDSANALGIKEVRLQAGTYTCSAAAYSTVIACVAMRSNIKLIGAPGGTTIKVANGSFTLMASTKNRIIINDGYNRNTGFDHDISIENITFDANPANQTADAIFGVVFTRVINAKLKNVSALNCPGTGTMTSGSLVESFAILFSVCKNVDVDNCYGSSTGIPSASGMGDAYTTDITYRNCVTEGFRAQGYASYLSANVRYNNCNAYNIQSIGFNQEQCFDAYYTNCQAGGNTVKLLGDGFETGAAPFTLDQNRAGTPGALQSESYGFRMYNTRGGNRIQLVGCSATGWSTGTGYNAGLLIQGVPGQATVTAVSSNTVTVSTALFEKHMESRKVFFFGLVLRIKQFISPTQVILNNAPSGSAVGQTITVLGAEVSVIGGTFVGNDVNIRFSETANGLIRYACRTTRIDGNVNYSYNARTATPYSLIGPCGPNVQYTQASGMPVDAFLSSITLANQPAVPASGSLMFNDFPFDIIIYLSGGTNVVASVSGADAYYNAQYGSVSSGQIKVPAGGRIKLTYDTQPAWQAWAGI; encoded by the coding sequence ATGGCAGACCTGGTTGATACAATTAAAGGAATTCTAGGCTATTCAGGCAATCCGTTTTTTGCTGACGCTGATCGACTAAATGTCGATAAAAAGCCTACTACCGTCGTAGACATTACGAGTCTAGGCGCTATGGTCAGGGGTAATATTACGAGTGCTATTGTTGGTGGAGATAACTTTTTCTATGCCTCCAATGGATACACAGTTGATAATGGTACTGTGTTTGCCGCTAATGGTGGTGGCTACTGGGTTCGAAAACTAGGTAGTTTTTTAACACCTGAAATGTTTGGCGGAGGAATTGGAGTAGCTGATAATAGAGTCTCACTTCAGGCTGCGATTGATTCGGCTAACGCCCTTGGCATCAAGGAGGTTCGATTGCAGGCAGGTACCTATACGTGCTCGGCAGCGGCCTATTCGACAGTAATAGCCTGCGTCGCAATGCGAAGCAATATTAAGTTAATTGGGGCACCAGGTGGCACCACCATTAAAGTTGCCAATGGTAGCTTCACGCTTATGGCATCGACCAAAAACAGAATCATAATCAACGATGGCTACAATCGCAATACAGGATTCGACCATGACATTTCGATTGAAAATATCACCTTCGATGCCAATCCCGCCAATCAAACAGCAGATGCGATTTTCGGGGTCGTCTTCACGAGAGTGATTAATGCGAAACTCAAAAACGTAAGCGCATTGAACTGCCCTGGTACGGGCACCATGACCTCTGGCTCCCTTGTTGAGAGTTTTGCAATACTATTTTCTGTATGTAAAAATGTGGATGTCGATAATTGCTACGGCTCATCGACGGGCATTCCAAGTGCATCGGGTATGGGCGATGCGTATACAACAGATATTACCTACCGAAATTGTGTAACAGAAGGTTTCCGTGCGCAGGGTTATGCCTCCTACCTCTCCGCGAACGTGCGGTACAACAATTGCAATGCCTATAATATCCAGAGTATAGGCTTCAACCAGGAACAGTGTTTTGATGCCTATTATACGAATTGCCAGGCAGGGGGAAACACGGTAAAATTACTAGGTGATGGTTTTGAGACTGGGGCTGCTCCGTTCACTCTCGACCAGAACCGGGCAGGTACGCCAGGTGCGCTACAAAGCGAGAGTTACGGCTTTCGCATGTACAATACCAGAGGGGGGAATCGCATCCAGCTTGTAGGGTGTTCTGCAACAGGGTGGTCAACCGGAACGGGCTACAACGCAGGCTTACTCATTCAGGGTGTTCCCGGTCAGGCAACTGTTACTGCTGTTTCCTCAAACACAGTTACAGTCAGCACTGCCCTCTTCGAAAAACACATGGAGTCGAGAAAGGTGTTCTTTTTTGGACTGGTTCTTCGTATTAAGCAGTTCATTTCGCCTACCCAAGTTATTCTTAATAACGCGCCCTCTGGGTCGGCTGTTGGCCAGACAATAACTGTTTTAGGGGCTGAGGTAAGCGTAATCGGTGGAACCTTCGTAGGCAACGATGTAAATATCCGCTTCAGTGAAACGGCAAACGGGCTAATTCGCTATGCCTGTCGAACGACTAGGATTGATGGTAATGTGAACTATTCGTACAACGCGAGAACCGCCACGCCATATAGCCTGATCGGCCCCTGTGGCCCTAACGTGCAGTATACGCAGGCTAGTGGGATGCCCGTCGACGCGTTTTTGAGTAGCATTACTCTGGCTAATCAGCCCGCCGTCCCGGCTTCGGGAAGTCTGATGTTTAATGATTTCCCCTTTGATATAATTATCTACCTATCAGGTGGTACGAACGTAGTGGCGAGTGTAAGCGGAGCGGATGCCTATTATAATGCCCAATATGGAAGCGTATCGTCAGGCCAGATAAAAGTACCAGCAGGAGGACGTATTAAGCTAACCTATGACACTCAGCCGGCCTGGCAAGCGTGGGCAGGCATTTAA